In the Azospirillum sp. TSH100 genome, AGCGACCGGCCGCAATCATGCAGGATGTCCACCCGGTCGACGACATATTCGCCAGTCAGCGTGTCCACCGTCACCTCGGCGCAGGCCGCGCCATAAGCGAAATAATAGAAGGGCGTGCCGCGCCCGGCCGCGCGGTCCCAATGGATCTTAGGCGTCTTGTAGAAGCCGGTGGCCGACAGCTGCACACGCGCCATGTAGGCGGCGCGCACCAGATCGGCGAAGCTCATCTCGCGGTCGCCGACCCACACCCGGTTGCGCTCGAACCGCACCGCTTCGGGCGCGACGCCCCAGTTTTCCGCCGCGAAGGCGACCAGCCGTTCCTTGATTGTGCGGGCCGCCGCCTGCGCCGCCTTGCCGTTCAGGTCGGCACCCGACGAGGCCGCGGTGGCGGAGGTGTTGGGCACCTTGCCGGTGTTGGTGGCGGTCGGGCGGATGGTGGAGATGTCGACCTGGAATTCCTCCGCCACCACCTGGGCGACCTTGGTGTGGAGCCCCTGCCCCATCTCGGTGCCGCCATGGTTCAGCTGGATGCTGCCGTCGGTGTAGACATGGACCAGGGCGCCGGCCTGGTTGTAATGGGTGGCGGTGAAGGAGATGCCGAACTTCACCGGCGTCAGCGCCAACCCCTTGCGCAGGATGCGGCTGCCGGCATTGAAGGCGCGGATCTCCTCCCGGCGCTGCCAATAGGCGGACGTCTCCTCCAGCTGCGCCACCAGATCCGGCAGGATGTTGTCGGTGACGGTCTGGTGGTAGGGCGTCAGGCTGCGGCCGTCCGCCTCGGGATCGGTGCCGTAGAAGTTCCGCTTGCGGATCTCCAGCGGGTCCTTGCCGAGCGCATAGGCGATTTCGTCGATCACCCGCTCCGCCGCCACCATGCCCTGCGGGCCGCCGAAGCCGCGGAAGGCGGTGTTGGACACAGTGTTGGTCTTCAGCGGCAGGGAGGCCAGCCGCGCCGCCGGGTAGAAATAGCCGTTGTCGGCATGGAAGAGCGCGCGGTCGGTCACCGGGCCGGACAGGTCGGCGGCATAGCCGGCGCGGGCGGCGAACAGCATGTCGACGCCCTGGATCAGGCCGCTGTCGTCGAAGCCGATGCGATAATCGATCTCGAAATCATGGCGCTTGCCGGTGATCTGGAAATCGTCGTCGCGGTCGGGGCGCAGCTTTGCGGCGCGGCCGGTGCGTCTGGCGACCAGCGCGGTGCAGGCAGCGAACAGGTTCGATTGCGTCTCCTTGCCGCCGAAGCCGCCGCCCATGCGCCGAACCTCCACCGTCACCGCGGCGCCGGGCACATCCAGCACATGGGCGACGATGTGCTGCACCTCCGTCGGATGCTGGGTGGAGACATGGATCAGCAGCTCGCCATCCTCGCCCGGCACCGCCATGGCGATCTGGCTTTCCAGGTAGAAATGCTCCTGCCCGCCGATGGCGAGCCGGCCCTCCAAACGGCGCGGAGCGGCGGCCAGCGCCGCGCCGGCATCGCCGACCTGCAGCGTCATCGGCGCGGTGACCAGGGTCCGCTCACCATCGCGGGCGGCGGCGATGGTCAGGATTGCCGGCAGATCCTCATACCCGATCACTGCCAATTTGGCGGCGCGGCGGGCCTGATCGCGGGTTTCGGCGGCGACGGCGAAGATCGGCTGGCCGACATGCTCGACCAGGGTCGAGGCGAACAGCGGCTCGTCATGCTTGCCCATGCAGCCGATGTCGTTCACACCCGGCACATCGTCGGCGGTGAAGACCGCCACCACGCCGGGCGCCTGACGGACCGGCGACAGGTCGATGGAGCGGATGCGCGCATGCGCACGGCTGCTCAAGCCCAGATAGACATGCAGCAGACCGGCCGGCTCGGCGATGTCGTCGACATAGACCGCCTCGCCGCTGACATGCTTGTGGGCGCTCTCGTGCCGGCGGGAGTCGTGGACGGCGCCCTCGATGCGGTCAGGGGCGATGGGGGTCGTGACGTCAGGCGCCATTGCATCAGGCATGAGCAAGCCTCCGGTCGCCGACCAGACGGGTCTCCGCCGCCGGGTCGCTGGTCTCGACATACAGCTTCATCAGCAAATTCGCGGCCACCGTGGAGCGGTAGGCCGCGCTGGCCCGCCAGTCGGACAGCGGCGTGTAGTCTCCCGCCAGCGCCGCCATGCCGTGGCGGACGCTCTCCTCGGTCCAGGGACGGCCCAGCAGCACCGCTTCGGCCCCGGCGGCGCGTTTCGGCGTGCCGGCCATGCCGCCAAAGGCGATGCGGATGTCGGCGACGCGGCCGTCGCCGTCCAGCGTCAGGCGGAAGGCGCCGCAGACGGCGGAGATGTCCTGGTCGAAGCGCTTGGCGATCTTGTAGGCACGGAAGCGTTCACCCGCCGCCGGTTTGGGCAGGATCACCGCCTCGACGAACTCGCCCTCGCGACGGTCCTGCTTGCCGTATTCGATGAAGAAGTCCTCCAGCGGCAGCTCGCGCGTCTCCTCGCCGCGCCGCAGCCGCAGGGTGGCGCCGCAGGCGATCAGGGCCGGCGGGGTATCGCCGATGGGAGAACCGTTGGCGACGTTGCCGCCGATGGTGCCCATGTTGCGCACCTGCTCCGCCCCGATGCGGCGGATCAGCTCGCCGAAATCGGGATAGAGCGCGGCGATCCGCTCCGCCGCGTCGCTGTAGGTGACGCCGGCGCCGATC is a window encoding:
- the xdhB gene encoding xanthine dehydrogenase molybdopterin binding subunit — encoded protein: MPDAMAPDVTTPIAPDRIEGAVHDSRRHESAHKHVSGEAVYVDDIAEPAGLLHVYLGLSSRAHARIRSIDLSPVRQAPGVVAVFTADDVPGVNDIGCMGKHDEPLFASTLVEHVGQPIFAVAAETRDQARRAAKLAVIGYEDLPAILTIAAARDGERTLVTAPMTLQVGDAGAALAAAPRRLEGRLAIGGQEHFYLESQIAMAVPGEDGELLIHVSTQHPTEVQHIVAHVLDVPGAAVTVEVRRMGGGFGGKETQSNLFAACTALVARRTGRAAKLRPDRDDDFQITGKRHDFEIDYRIGFDDSGLIQGVDMLFAARAGYAADLSGPVTDRALFHADNGYFYPAARLASLPLKTNTVSNTAFRGFGGPQGMVAAERVIDEIAYALGKDPLEIRKRNFYGTDPEADGRSLTPYHQTVTDNILPDLVAQLEETSAYWQRREEIRAFNAGSRILRKGLALTPVKFGISFTATHYNQAGALVHVYTDGSIQLNHGGTEMGQGLHTKVAQVVAEEFQVDISTIRPTATNTGKVPNTSATAASSGADLNGKAAQAAARTIKERLVAFAAENWGVAPEAVRFERNRVWVGDREMSFADLVRAAYMARVQLSATGFYKTPKIHWDRAAGRGTPFYYFAYGAACAEVTVDTLTGEYVVDRVDILHDCGRSLNPAIDKGQIEGGFVQGMGWLTMEELWWDGQGRLRTHAPSTYKIPACSDRPRIFNVALLENAPNREDSIFRSKAVGEPPFMLGMSVFHALSDAVASVAGHRFCPRLDAPATPERVLACIAALRERAASSQP